From one Plasmodium malariae genome assembly, chromosome: 12 genomic stretch:
- the PmUG01_12014200 gene encoding N6-adenine-specific methylase, putative produces MVFLKYIGTLIFLLISVFVLFPNINTKICCANYIRNNKYTIISKFYPQEKNINTVKYIKYVLFVNKPFFCFSKNGRSNIKNWNPLNKLQNVVTVEIENSFFLGAFSNNAIGGKKSIKGNSEIEKNFESDGMTAERLGGDGMTAERLGGDGMTAERLEGYGMTAERLDSDDIPALAFEGESGGKICRDRNEKQNYDETEKSKNKMEVPNKREKRIMKKDLYGIPEEELSIRRLPNRKIKSKYKFCKIKKYRETININYRKKKILSIHEGKFKNKKIFSPDTYTRPMMSKVKESIFSILSHMSLFSCTDINVIDIFSGSGNLGIECISRGIQNITFVDLSLNSCRTIYENLKLCNIHHLDNKIIRSDAIELLNNPFKFNIEEKFHLAFFTPPYEQIVYSKLIHSISESELFDNDCLIFIEYPKEIEMLPHKVYNLIGLRNRKFGRTYFALYVLNSTGKFETYERKDEFYPLHYNRKQRRQEKYI; encoded by the coding sequence atggtctttttaaaatatattggtACACtcatttttctattaataagtgtttttgttctttttccaaatataaatacaaaaatttgttgtgcaaattatataagaaataataagtATACCATTATAAGTAAATTTTATCCACAAGAGAAGAACATTAACACGGTAAAGTATATCAAATATGTGCTTTTTGTAAACaaaccttttttttgttttagcAAAAACGGTCGttctaatataaaaaattggaaTCCATTAAATAAGCTCCAAAACGTTGTGACAGTTGAAATAGAgaactccttttttttaggGGCTTTTTCTAACAACGCCATCGGAGGTAAGAAGTCTATTAAAGGGAACAGCGAAATTGAGAAAAATTTCGAAAGCGATGGAATGACTGCAGAGCGATTAGGGGGTGATGGAATGACTGCAGAGCGATTAGGGGGTGATGGAATGACTGCAGAGCGATTAGAGGGATATGGGATGACTGCAGAACGACTTGATAGTGATGACATACCTGCCTTAGCATTTGAAGGCGAGAGTGGAGGTAAAATCTGTCGTGATAGGAATGAGAAACAGAACTATGACGAGACAGAAAAgagtaaaaacaaaatggagGTACCaaataaaagggaaaaaagaataatgaaaaaggacTTATATGGAATACCAGAGGAAGAATTAAGTATCCGAAGATTACCAAATAGAAAGATAAAatctaaatataaattttgtaaaataaaaaaatatagagaaacaataaatataaattatagaaaaaaaaaaattttaagtattcATGAAGGAAAGTttaaaaacaagaaaattttttctccTGACACTTATACAAGACCAATGATGAGTAAGGTAAAAGAATCAATATTTAGCATTTTATCTCACATGAGCTTATTTAGTTGTACTGATATAAACGTAATTGATATATTTAGTGGAAGTGGTAACTTAGGTATTGAATGTATTTCTAGAGGCATTCAAAACATAACTTTTGTAGATTTATCTTTAAATTCTTGTAGAacaatttatgaaaatttaaaattatgtaatatacatcatttagataataaaattattcgaTCTGATGCaatagaattattaaataatccttttaaatttaatatagaaGAGAAATTTCACTTAGCATTTTTTACTCCTCCCTATGAACAAATTGTATACAGCAAACTTATACACAGTATTTCAGAAAGTGAATTATTTGATAATGACTgtcttatatttattgaatatccaaaagaaatagaaatgtTACCACACAAggtttataatttaattggtttaagaaatagaaaatttgGTAGGACCTACTTTGCTTTATATGTTCTGAACAGTACAGGTAAATTTGAGACTTACGAAAGAAAAGACGAATTTTATCCTTTACACTACAATCGTAAGCAGCGCAGGCAggagaaatatatttaa
- the PmUG01_12014300 gene encoding conserved Plasmodium protein, unknown function, with protein MKKLYIILCLCLFGYIRTSDATNAVNKVKGTIKTVKKKVNRYSKRYRRSFMLKEEDVLGDYQLKAYYFFDDKFEKVFKWNLLYNFCKSNTLNVCNYIKLRKKFQKMYEDESFSFKKYFSGINLIFEQFSHKYQINILSISLERDNMAYIENEPKITEVIMESLANIVSKKKLKYPVDAPTWKLSFNYITGMKKLIITVPSHVPGLNFSLYYVVVAYSHYYSNLFTSIGDIFLKFNGSLKKHNVGYFTIDKQ; from the exons atgaaaaaattgtacataATTCTGTGTCTGTGTCTATTCGGTTATATACGGACAAGTGATGCAACAAATGCTGTAAATAAGGTTAAAGGTACTATAAAAACAGTGAAAAAGAAAGTTAACAGATATTCCAAAAGGTATAGAAGATCATTTATGttaaaagaagaagatgTATTAGGGGACTATCAATTAAAggcttattatttttttgatgataaatttgaaaaagtaTTTAAATGGAATTTACTTTATAACTTCTGTAAATCAAATACGTTAAATGTATGTAACTATATTAAATTacgaaaaaaatttcaaaaaatgtatgaagatgaatctttttcatttaaaaaatatttctctgGCATCAATCTAATATTTGAACAGTTTTCTCATAAatatcaaataaatatattaagtataaGTTTAGAACGTGATAATATGGCTTATATTGAAAATGAGCCAAAAATAACTGAGGTGATTATGGAGTCTTTGGCTAATATAGTaagtaagaaaaaattaaaatatccTGTGGATGCCCCTACTTGGAAATtaagttttaattatattacaggaatgaagaaattaattattactgTGCCGTCACATGTGCCGGGTTTGAATTTTTCCCTTTATTATGTCGTAGTTGCATATAGTCACt atTATTCCAATTTATTTACAAGTATTGGAGATATATTTCTTAAGTTTAATGGTTCacttaaaaaacataatgtTGGATACTTTACGATTGACAAACAGtaa
- the PmUG01_12014100 gene encoding conserved Plasmodium protein, unknown function has product MDDFLIKLKKISEQYNNLLLEKKIIDKRITNIEENIHKYEETKQKSLKEVELKKNQLLKNKNKHLIKCQKMEELNNKLNEILIRKQRIDDEEEKNIIKKQIDTVNKTYTLLNNVQKLNDTIVKDNNNYYKLITQKIHNNNFSNKKTLNILNCFLNKNRATILEKDNEHNAFPNNFKMIQTNDTIQKLIHLFSNDHTSLTLEKQQFLFVLLMNVLKKIFHMKEKVIHDENKSNEVIHNFLYNNYILLQ; this is encoded by the coding sequence ATGGATGACTTTTTGATAAAACTGAAGAAAATATCAGAACAATATAACAACTTGTTGttggaaaaaaagataatagataaaagaataacaaacatagaagaaaatatacataagtatGAAGAGACAAAACAGAAATCACTGAAAGAAGTAGAATTGAAGAAAAATCAATtgctaaaaaataaaaataaacatttaataaaatgccAAAAAATGGAAGAGTTAAACAACAAGCtgaatgaaatattaataagaaaacaaAGGATAGATGatgaagaggaaaaaaatattataaaaaagcaaattGACACAGTTAACAAAACTTATACTTTATTGAACAATGTTCAGAAATTGAATGATACAATAGTTAAGGATAATAACaactattataaattaataactcagaaaattcataataataattttagcaACAAAAAAAcgttaaatatattgaactgcttcttaaataaaaatagagcTACCATTTTAGAAAAAGACAATGAGCATAATGCTTTTCCCAACAACTTTAAAATGATTCAAACGAATGACACAATTCAGAAATtgatacatttattttcaaatgaCCACACATCCTTAACTTTAGAAAAACAACAGTTCTTATTTGTACTACTAatgaatgttttaaaaaaaatatttcacatGAAGGAAAAAGTAATACATGATGAGAATAAGTCTAATGAAgtaattcataattttttatacaataattatattttactacaGTGA